From one Verrucomicrobiota bacterium genomic stretch:
- the atpD gene encoding F0F1 ATP synthase subunit beta produces MSNTGTIVQVIGAVVDADFSKAEKLPKVYDALNITYPLGGQETTLTLEVQAHLGDGWVRAVAMTTTEGLKRGMSIVDTGAPISVPVGDGILGRIFNVTGDPVDERGPVPHEKKYPIHRPAPALTDQSTSAQILETGIKVIDLICPFTKGGKVGAFGGAGVGKTVVIMELINNIAKNHGGYSVFAGVGERTREGNDLYEEMSESGVIDRENIEKSKVALVYGQMNEPPGARLRVALSALSMAEFFRDEQNQDVLLFVDNVFRFSQAGSEVSALLGRTPSAVGYQPNLSEEMAGLQERITSTTKGSITSFQAVYVPADDLTDPAPANTFAHLDSTVVLERSLAELGIYPAVDPLASVSNALAPDVVGDEHYKVARGVQNVLQRYKDLQDIIAILGMDELSDEDKLTVYRARKLQRFLSQPFHVAEVFTGVAGVYVPVEETVKGFGEILDGKWDSVPEANFYMKAGIESVDKGQD; encoded by the coding sequence ATGAGCAACACCGGAACCATCGTCCAAGTCATCGGCGCCGTCGTCGACGCGGATTTCTCGAAGGCCGAGAAACTCCCCAAAGTCTACGACGCCCTCAACATCACCTACCCGCTCGGCGGCCAGGAAACCACCCTCACCCTGGAAGTCCAGGCTCACCTGGGAGACGGTTGGGTGCGGGCGGTCGCCATGACCACCACGGAAGGTCTCAAGCGCGGGATGTCGATTGTCGATACCGGCGCCCCCATCTCGGTCCCGGTGGGCGATGGCATCCTTGGCCGCATCTTCAATGTCACGGGCGACCCGGTCGATGAACGCGGCCCCGTTCCCCACGAAAAGAAATATCCCATTCACCGTCCGGCCCCGGCCCTCACCGACCAGAGCACCAGCGCCCAAATCCTCGAAACCGGCATCAAGGTCATCGATCTCATTTGCCCCTTCACCAAAGGCGGAAAAGTGGGAGCCTTTGGCGGGGCCGGCGTCGGCAAGACCGTCGTCATCATGGAGCTCATCAACAACATCGCCAAAAACCACGGGGGCTACTCCGTCTTCGCTGGAGTGGGCGAGCGGACGCGGGAAGGAAATGACCTCTATGAGGAAATGTCGGAATCCGGCGTCATCGACCGGGAAAACATTGAGAAATCAAAGGTGGCACTGGTCTACGGGCAAATGAACGAGCCCCCCGGCGCCCGTCTCCGGGTGGCCCTCTCCGCCCTCTCGATGGCTGAATTCTTCCGGGATGAGCAAAACCAGGACGTGCTCCTCTTCGTGGACAACGTCTTCCGCTTCTCGCAAGCCGGCTCGGAAGTCTCCGCCCTCCTCGGCCGGACTCCCTCCGCGGTCGGCTACCAGCCGAATCTGTCGGAGGAAATGGCTGGCCTCCAAGAGCGCATCACCTCCACCACCAAGGGCTCCATCACCTCCTTCCAAGCCGTCTACGTCCCGGCGGATGACTTGACCGACCCCGCCCCGGCCAACACCTTCGCCCACCTCGACTCCACCGTCGTGCTCGAGCGTTCCTTGGCCGAACTCGGGATCTATCCCGCAGTCGATCCGCTGGCCTCAGTCTCGAATGCCTTGGCCCCCGATGTCGTGGGTGACGAACACTACAAAGTGGCCCGGGGAGTGCAAAATGTCCTCCAGCGTTACAAAGACCTCCAAGACATCATCGCCATTCTCGGCATGGACGAACTGTCCGATGAAGACAAGCTGACCGTCTACCGCGCGCGGAAGCTGCAGCGCTTTCTCTCCCAACCGTTCCACGTGGCCGAAGTCTTCACCGGCGT